From a single Tachypleus tridentatus isolate NWPU-2018 chromosome 6, ASM421037v1, whole genome shotgun sequence genomic region:
- the LOC143251539 gene encoding putative methyltransferase-like protein 24 produces MQGLRERGSVLEDSYKRLKTYIRHPSTLCESALSVGGVPLQEDQIDGDKVICLTPGPGLRPNCTVYSFGINDEWSFDKEMERFGCQVFAFDPSMKVRKHQYSQNIWFYRFGIAGENSDSFHIKDKSTWKLRTLRTIMKMLRHENQVIDVLKMDVEGAEWDALEEMLEYDVLQRVYHLCVEIHLHFGLDFDRKLKLLQRLENEAGFRFFSSRPNTIVKPKQVPGLNKTDYLFYELAWFKDIKSY; encoded by the exons GTAGCGTACTCGAAGATAGCTATAAGCGTCTGAAGACGTATATCCGGCACCCTTCTACTCTTTGCGAGTCCGCTTTATCCGTTGGTGGAGTGCCACTTCAAGAAGATCAAATTGATGGGGACAAAGTAATCTGTTTAACACCTGGTCCAGGACTTCGGCCAAACTGTACTGTTTATTCATTCGG AATAAATGACGAGTGGTCGTTTGACAAGGAGATGGAACGGTTTGGCTGTCAGGTATTTGCTTTTGATCCTAGCATGAAAGTAAGGAAACATCAATATAGCCAAAACATTTGGTTTTACAGATTTGGGATCGCTGGAGAGAATAGTGACAG TTTTCACATTAAGGACAAGTCAACATGGAAGCTGAGAACATTAAGAACTATCATGAAGATGTTAAGACATGAAAACCAGGTGATAGATGTCCTGAAGATGGACGTGGAGGGCGCTGAATGGGACGCCCTTGAGGAGATGCTAGAGTATGATGTATTACAG aGAGTTTATCATTTGTGCGTTGAAATCCATCTCCACTTTGGCCTAGACTTTGAccgaaaattaaaattattacaacgTCTTGAAAACGAGGCCGGTTTCAGATTCTTTAGTTCCAGACCCAACACCATTGTAAAACCCAAACAAGTACCCGGACTAAATAAAACGGATTATCTGTTTTATGAATTAGCTTGGTTTAAAGACATTAAGTcctattaa